A region of the Chlamydia buteonis genome:
AATAAGGATAAAACGTTTATTAAAAAACAAGTTGTTTTTTAAGTTCAAATCGTTAATTATATTACAGTTTTTCTTTTTAATAAGAGTTTTACCATGAAGATTAGATACCAAACAACTGAAGAATTCGATCAAATGATCAGTCAGGTATGCCCAACAAGGCTCCAGATGATATTCCCTAGAGATGATGAAGGCATTTGGGATATTCATTATGACTGGAATCTCAAGAACTCAATAGCCCGTAGAAATTCTGTGATGGCAGCATTTCCATTAGTCGGTTCTATCATGGGATTGACTAAACTGTTTAGTGTGTGGTCTGTTAATCTTAGAGAGGATAGTATAAAAAAAATATTTGTATACACTATTACAGGATTAATGGAGTTTTGTGGTCTAGGTATCGTGACTCTAGCATTGAAACTTTTGTATACATTTGCACTCTATTGTTGTAATTGTAGAAAACCAAATTTCAGAACTTGACAGCTCCTCACATCGTTGAAATCTACTATAATTAACACCCTAGCGTTCTGAGCGCACTTTTTCGTAAACTCTTTGATTAGAGTTCATGTTCTTAGAAATATCATTGCTTTAAAGCGAATGTTTCCCTATGATAATCTACTGAAATGGCTGGATAGCTCAGTTGGTAGAGCAGAGGATTGAAGATCCTTGTGTCGTCGGTTCGACCCCGGCTCCGGCCATGCTCGGTTAAAATTCAATGTGTCTAGTTTGTCTTGAAAAACTAAAATTAAGGACTTTGTATTTTTTATAATTTCACGGTTTGCTAAAGTATCTAGCAGTATTGAGTCCTGATCACAGAATAAAGAATCATAAGGGAAGATTTAATGAAGTCTTACGCAATAATTCAGACCGGAAGCAAGCAATATCAGGTTTCCGAAGGAGATATAATTGACGTCGAATTATTAGACGGTGTTTCCGAAGGACAAGAAGTTGTTTTCGATCAAGTGTTGTTTACTTTTGATGGGTCTAAAGTTTCTTTAGGGACTCCTACAGTAAAGAATGCTGTAGTAAAGGGTGAATTGTTATCTCAAGTTCGTGGAGAGAAGGTCATCGCCTATAAGTATAAAAGACGTAAAAATTATCATCGTAAGATCGGTCACCGTCAGAACTATCTTAGGGTAAAAATTAGCAATCTAGTGATTTAATCGACTAGTGGAAAACTAAAGGATTTTGAAATGGCACATAAGAAAGGTCAGGGAGCAAGCCGTAACGGTCGCGATTCAGAGTCAAAGCGTCTCGGTATGAAAGTGGGCGCAGGGCAAAGGGTTTCCACGGGAAGTATTCTTGTAAGACAAAGAGGCACTAAGTGGCATCCTTCGAAAAATGTAGGTAGAGGTCGTGATGACACTCTATTTGCTTTAATAGATGGTATTGTTGTCACTAGGAAGACAGATCGTACATATATTTCTGTTCTTCCAGAATAAGTTTTACGGACTCTTCAAAAACTAAGTTTGTCTAGGAAGCTCTATTTTTTGCTTATGCATAAAATGGGGCTTTTCTATTTTTAACAGCGTTTGCGATTTAGGGGATAAATACACAATGTTTTTAGATCAGATTACCATAGAGTTGCGTGCTGGAAAAGGTGGTAACGGTGTTGTCGCTTGGAGAAAGGAAAAATATCTGCCAAAAGGCGGCCCCTATGGCGGTAACGGTGGTGTCGGTGGATCTATTGTTATAGAGTCGGCTACACATGTGTACTCTTTTGAATCCTATAGAAATATACGTTTTTTAAAAGCCGAAGACGGGCGACCGGGAGCCACAAATAACCGTTCTGGGAAGAACGGTAAAGACCTCGTCTTAATCGTTCCCGAAGGAACTTTACTAAGAGATGTAGCCACTAAAGAAATTCTATATGACTTTGCTAAAAGCGGAGAGCGTTTAGTTGTTTGTCGTGGAGGTAAAGGAGGTAAGGGGAATACGTTTTTCAAAACATCCACAAACCGCGCTCCTACGAAAGCAACTCCCGGCAAGCCTGGAGAAATACGCCAGGTTGAGCTGGAGCTAAAGCTTATAGCCGATATTGGCCTTGTGGGTTTCCCTAATGCGGGAAAATCTACATTATTTAACACTCTTGCAAGAACAGAAGTAAAGGTAGGAGCTTATCCATTCACTACACTTCAGCCTGTATTGGGGCTTGTTCCATGCCAGGAAAAACTATACCAGAAACCCTGGATTATAGCAGATATTCCTGGAATCATAGAGGGAGCTCACCAAAATCGTGGCTTAGGGCTAGATTTCTTAAGACACATTGAGCGTACCAGATTATTGTTGTTTGTTATTGATATTTGCGGATGCGAGAGATCCTCCCCAGAAGAAGACCTACGTATTCTTATGGATGAGCTTTTACATTATAGGGAAGATCTCGCAGACAAGAATAGGATTATAGCTTTAAACAAGATTGATGATCTTCTTCCCGATGAAAGGCAAGAACGTCTAGAAAGTTTTCAAAAACTCTTCCCTTCTGAGAAGTTTGTATTAGTATCCGGACTTACTGGAGAAGGGGTCGACTTACTTAATAGTCTTTTCACAAATAAACTAGCCGTATAAACAATCCCCATCAAGATAGCAATTGTTGGTCCTGCAGGGAAATCTAAAGCATAGGCAATGACAATCCCGGAAAATGAGCATAAGATGTTCAAGAGAACAGAAATCATCATAATCCGGACCATTTTATAGGAAAACCTGCAAGCTATCGATATAGGCAAAACTAGCATGCTTAGCATTAAAATTACGCCCATAATGTAAATTAACATTACGATAGTAATTGCTGCTAGGATAAGCAGAAGGAAGTACCAAGTTTGTACAGAATACCGGCTAAGCATCATATATTTTTCATCGAAACATAAGGAAAGAAAACGGGTATGGCAAAGTGCTACAATTGTAAGCACAATAACGTCTAAAATTCCTAGTCTAAAGAGATCTTGGGTGGTTACCCAAAGAATATTGCCAAAAAGGAAATTGACTAATTCTG
Encoded here:
- the rpmA gene encoding 50S ribosomal protein L27, which translates into the protein MAHKKGQGASRNGRDSESKRLGMKVGAGQRVSTGSILVRQRGTKWHPSKNVGRGRDDTLFALIDGIVVTRKTDRTYISVLPE
- the obgE gene encoding GTPase ObgE, with product MFLDQITIELRAGKGGNGVVAWRKEKYLPKGGPYGGNGGVGGSIVIESATHVYSFESYRNIRFLKAEDGRPGATNNRSGKNGKDLVLIVPEGTLLRDVATKEILYDFAKSGERLVVCRGGKGGKGNTFFKTSTNRAPTKATPGKPGEIRQVELELKLIADIGLVGFPNAGKSTLFNTLARTEVKVGAYPFTTLQPVLGLVPCQEKLYQKPWIIADIPGIIEGAHQNRGLGLDFLRHIERTRLLLFVIDICGCERSSPEEDLRILMDELLHYREDLADKNRIIALNKIDDLLPDERQERLESFQKLFPSEKFVLVSGLTGEGVDLLNSLFTNKLAV
- a CDS encoding metal ABC transporter permease; its protein translation is MISFFNHLLPSLLFPSLLAALGASIAGGVVGTYIVVKRIVSISGSISHSILGGIGLTLWIQYRLNIEFPPMYGAIIGAIILALCIGKIHLKYQEREDALIAMIWSVGMAIGIIFISQLPAFNSELVNFLFGNILWVTTQDLFRLGILDVIVLTIVALCHTRFLSLCFDEKYMMLSRYSVQTWYFLLLILAAITIVMLIYIMGVILMLSMLVLPISIACRFSYKMVRIMMISVLLNILCSFSGIVIAYALDFPAGPTIAILMGIVYTASLFVKRLLSKSTPSPVSPDTNTNFSEGKSF
- the rplU gene encoding 50S ribosomal protein L21 yields the protein MKSYAIIQTGSKQYQVSEGDIIDVELLDGVSEGQEVVFDQVLFTFDGSKVSLGTPTVKNAVVKGELLSQVRGEKVIAYKYKRRKNYHRKIGHRQNYLRVKISNLVI